TTTGTAAACTAATCCGTTCACCTTTTTCATCTAACATGCGTGGTAAAACGTCGTCTTTTAAGTCATTGGCATTATATCCTTCATCCGTCACATCAACGACCTCGTACACATGATATGTTTTTTGCTTACCATTATCATCATAAACAGTGATCGGCGCTCCTACATAAAGCTCCATTACCGTCGCAAAATCACCGGGATTATGTCCAATAAAATGTGTTGGTGCACTATCGTCCACAAGCCCTTTTCCAAGCCAAGTAGCGGCTCCTTCATCAGGAGCAGAATTAGCACCTGTCGCATGCGAATAAGAAATTGTCTGACCGTTAAACTGGATAACTGAAGTAAACTTGTCAGATGACTTCAAATCATCCTTTGTTGTAGGTGAAGCTAGACTCTCAGCAGAACTTTCTTTTTGCGGCGTTTTTGCCGTATTGGGTGCTGTTGTCTTTTTCAAACTATTTTGAAGAGACAGTGGCTGTTCTAATTTTTCCGCGTGACTACTCGTGCTGGAAACAATTTCTACTACTACTTCTTTTTTAGCAGTATTTCCTGCCTGATCTTTTGCGCTTATCACCACAGTCTGCTTACCAACTTTATTTGTATCAACTGCGCTAATTTTACTTTTATTTAAGGAAATAATTCCATCAACCGTGTCATAAATTGAGAAATAGTCCGCCCAATCAATTTTGGTATTGTGGGGAATGACTAAGGCTTTTTTTTGTTTGATAATAGGTTTTGTTTGATCAACGATTCGAACCGTAATCTGCCGGGTAATGACTTCATCAAATTGAATATAAACCTTAATTGGGACCTCATAAGTTCCTGGTTGCATATTCTGGATGAATTCTAAATTAGGGACATCTACTTTTGTCACGCGGGGAATTTTATTGACATGGGCTGCTGCAAGTAAGGCCTCTTTCGTCACGACTTCTTTGGCGCTAGCGTCAAATGTTACATTTTCGACTAATACTTGATCCAAGCGTCGCTTGGCACTTGCATAAACTTTAAAAAAGCTAATACTAACAA
The DNA window shown above is from Enterococcus montenegrensis and carries:
- a CDS encoding sortase domain-containing protein; translated protein: MKKRELLLASLTLLCLIVVSISFFKVYASAKRRLDQVLVENVTFDASAKEVVTKEALLAAAHVNKIPRVTKVDVPNLEFIQNMQPGTYEVPIKVYIQFDEVITRQITVRIVDQTKPIIKQKKALVIPHNTKIDWADYFSIYDTVDGIISLNKSKISAVDTNKVGKQTVVISAKDQAGNTAKKEVVVEIVSSTSSHAEKLEQPLSLQNSLKKTTAPNTAKTPQKESSAESLASPTTKDDLKSSDKFTSVIQFNGQTISYSHATGANSAPDEGAATWLGKGLVDDSAPTHFIGHNPGDFATVMELYVGAPITVYDDNGKQKTYHVYEVVDVTDEGYNANDLKDDVLPRMLDEKGERISLQTCINDHINRCVLAR